A genomic region of Fusarium oxysporum Fo47 chromosome VI, complete sequence contains the following coding sequences:
- a CDS encoding WD40-repeat-containing domain protein, which produces MTDFKLSAQLVGHESDVRAATFPSPDTVLTASRDCSVRIWRRTQASPPNFDATLVSRGSEYVNSISFFPPSSEHPDGYVVSGGKDTIIEVKSPKASSSDNAERLLIGHSHNVCTLDVSPDGKYLVSGGWDGQARVWSPEKWETELSLSGHESMAVWSVVAFDEHTVVTGCADKSIRIFDLRQSTAGEVSPSSTIYTPDVVRALCRVPNGHPSGADIASASNDGTIRLWKLNGQQVAELHGHESFVYSLASLPTGELVSSGEDRTVRIWKGTECVQTITHPAISVWTVAANPETGDIVTGASDSIARVFTRSPDRTADEATLKEFEESVKASSIPQQQVGGVNKEKLPGPEFLTSKAGTKEGQVQMIKEDNGNVTAHTWSVSQQQWVNVGTVVDAVASTGKKVEYQGKMYDYVFDVDIEDGKPPLKLPYNLSENPYERATKFLGDNELPLSYLDNVANFITENTKGATLGQTSEASGPDPLGTESRYRPGENTQPKVLPQKDYLSITAAKYEAIFNKILTVNKNMISSGRKDAALNPSDESVLSELRAALESNKPVPQTALPLLVRILTQWPYSDRLAGLDLLRCVAKYPLVAQFSDPTVGSLLDLAFASSLPQGETPNENAAMMGLRTLANIFSTANGRSIVSAQSDEAISFLERIVGVSSEPIGPFNRNVLIAATTAAINLSVLVHRERLLTPDQRRRLAILLGTILSRDGQTDSEVLYRALVALGTLLSASKAEAANLGIKEWIQSAVGRSSEERVKSVAAECAKVAP; this is translated from the exons ATGACCGACTTCAAGCTGTCGGCGCAATTGGTCGGGCACGAATCCGAT GTTCGAGCCGCAACCTTCCCCTCTCCCGATACCGTCTTAACCGCCTCCCGCGATTGCAGCGTCCGCATATGGCGCCGCACCCAAGCATCTCCCCCGAACTTCGACGCAACCCTGGTCAGCCGTGGCTCCGAATACGTCAACTCGATCTCCTTCTTTCCTCCGTCCAGTGAGCACCCAGACGGCTATGTTGTCTCTGGTGGCAAGGATACCATCATCGAAGTCAAGTCCCCCAAAGCTTCCAGCTCCGATAACGCCGAACGTCTCTTGATCGGTCATTCTCACAACGTTTGCACGCTCGACGTCTCACCCGACGGCAAATACTTGGTATCAGGTGGCTGGGATGGTCAGGCGCGGGTATGGAGCCCTGAGAAATGGGAAACAGAGCTCTCGTTGAGCGGCCACGAAAGCATGGCGGTCTGGAGCGTTGTTGCATTTGATGAGCACACAGTAGTGACTGGTTGCGCCGACAAGAGCATTCGTATCTTTGACCTGCGGCAGTCTACCGCTGGTGAGGTGTCGCCAAGCTCTACCATCTACACACCTGATGTTGTCCGCGCTCTCTGTCGTGTACCCAACGGTCATCCCAGCGGTGCAGACATTGCGAGCGCAAGCAACGACGGAACAATCCGCCTGTGGAAGCTGAATGGCCAACAAGTCGCCGAGCTTCATGGACACGAAAGCTTTGTTTACAGTTTGGCCAGTCTCCCGACAGGTGAGCTGGTCAGTTCGGGAGAGGATCGTACCGTCAGGATATGGAAGGGTACCGAGTGTGTACAGACAATCACACATCCCGCCATTTCGGTATGGACAGTCGCTGCGAACCCCGAGACCGGCGACATCGTTACGGGTGCCAGCGATAGTATTGCCCGCGTCTTTACACGAAGTCCCGACCGTACTGCCGATGAAGCGACACTCAAGGAGTTTGAAGAGTCTGTCAAGGCGTCATCGATCCCTCAGCAACAGGTCGGGGGTGtcaacaaggagaagcttcCTGGTCCGGAGTTCCTTACCAGCAAGGCGGGTACCAAGGAGGGACAGGTTCAGATGATCAAGGAGGATAATGGCAATGTCACTGCTCATACGTGGTCAGTGAGCCAACAGCAATGGGTCAATGTTGGTACAGTCGTTGATGCTGTCGCCAGCACTGGTAAGAAGGTTGAGTATCAAGGAAAGATGTACGACTACGTCTTTGATGTCGATATTGAGGATGGCAAGCCTCCTCTGAAGCTCCCTTACAACCTCTCTGAGAACCCTTACGAGCGAGCCACCAAGTTCTTGGGCGACAATGAGCTACCGCTCTCGTATCTTGACAATGTGgccaacttcatcaccgAAAATACCAAGGGAGCTACTCTTGGTCAAACTTCAGAGGCCAGCGGGCCTGATCCTCTTGGTACCGAGTCACGATACCGACCTGGTGAGAACACCCAGCCCAAGGTGCTCCCCCAGAAGGACTATCTCAGCATTACAGCAGCCAAATACGAAG caatCTTCAACAAAATCTTGACCGTCAACAAGAACATGATCTCATCGGGTCGCAAAGATGCCGCTTTGAACCCATCCGATGAATCTGTGCTGTCGGAACTGCGCGCCGCGCTTGAGTCTAACAAACCCGTTCCCCAAACAGCCCTGCCTCTTCTCGTCCGCATCCTTACACAATGGCCCTACTCTGACCGTCTCGCCGGTCTTGATCTCCTTCGTTGTGTCGCGAAGTACCCTCTCGTCGCTCAATTCTCTGACCCTACCGTTGGCTCccttctcgaccttgctTTCGCGTCCTCTCTACCCCAGGGCGAAACTCCCAACGAGAACGCTGCCATGATGGGTCTGCGTACCCTCGCCAACATCTTCTCCACCGCGAATGGCCGCTCGATTGTTAGTGCTCAATCGGACGAGGCCATTTCGTTCCTGGAGCGTATCGTTGGTGTGTCCTCGGAACCCATCGGGCCGTTCAATCGCAACGTCCTCATCGCTGCTACAACCGCAGCAATCAACCTCTCAGTGCTCGTCCATCGCGAGCGCCTCCTCACACCCGATCAGCGTCGCCGTCTCGCTATCCTTCTCGGCACGATCCTCTCCCGTGATGGTCAAACAGACTCAGAGGTTCTATACCGCGCCCTAGTAGCGCTCGGCACATTGCTCTCCGCATCAAAGGCGGAGGCGGCTAATCTCGGTATCAAGGAGTGGATCCAGAGTGCTGTTGGACGAAGCTCTGAGGAGCGTGTCAAGTCTGTCGCGGCCGAGTGCGCTAAGGTCGCTCCGTGA
- a CDS encoding peroxisome membrane protein — protein MDPSLKRDVPASAANSTNLPSATTNKQQKKPSLGRILSLPPKWLSTYEEFITKNAGQVSQIESALRSLTYIIPGRFRDAEIASESIHSGVQLLSLYHDSLLQKAIARLPMASMPSAHARYTRYWTQRSGAYRRIAMFLQMIIYTEMLWEMTAKRRGGEKSRWKVVVILEALKAFCRLLLLRITRSRPLVTPVLPEREPIPEDAAADEEEEIAYRSESELMDDVSVNGSASGSSRDMKPAHEREWTMPRTGMSLPSLPEGGDISSYLLGRVLTADDIKPATKLLNQLQGSGQGAEILQILSPLIYASAMAYNIRRGGDKKNWTPWLIGFAVEYAARQLRDRGLRTTSLEREEWSKRGWAMGWWAMRGAAYENITKGVVGGVTKRMPSFIGGILEDYEYLWENYYFSTSA, from the exons ATGGACCCGTCTCTGAAGCGCGACGTGCCTGCTTCGGCTGCGAATTCTACGAATTTACCATCTGCTACGACGAATAAACAACAGAAGAAACCTTCGCTCGGTCGCATTCTGTCATTACCGCCCAAATGGCTGTCTACGTATGAGGAGTTCATAACGAAGAATGCCGGTCAGGTGTCACAGATTGAGAGCGCTCTACGGAGCTTAACATATATAATTCCAG GCCGCTTCCGCGATGCCGAAATCGCATCTGAGTCAATCCACTCGGGTGTCCAACTTCTCTCTCTCTACCATGACTCCCTCCTGCAAAAGGCCATCGCGCGTCTGCCGATGGCGAGCATGCCATCGGCACATGCTCGATATACACGATACTGGACTCAACGGAGTGGTGCATACCGAAGAATAGCTATGTTTTTACAAATGATCATCTATACAGAGATGCTATGGGAGATGACAGCAAAGCGACGAGGTGGCGAGAAGTCACGGTGGAAGGTAGTCGTGATCCTGGAAGCACTGAAGGCCTTCTGCCGTCTTCTACTCCTGCGCATCACCCGGTCGCGCCCACTGGTCACGCCCGTGCTGCCTGAACGTGAGCCCATCCCTGAAGATGCGGCCgcagatgaagaggaagagattGCGTACCGAAGTGAAAGTGAACTCATGGACGATGTTTCGGTGAACGGCTCTGCGTCAGGATCTTCGCGGGACATGAAACCCGCGCACGAGCGTGAATGGACCATGCCCCGAACAGGAATGAGCTTACCATCATTACCAGAGGGAGGAGACATCAGCTCGTATTTGTTGGGACGCGTGCTTACAGCTGACGACATCAAACCCGCGACTAAGCTCCTAAATCAACTTCAGGGAAGTGGTCAGGGTGCTGAGATACTGCAGATCTTGTCACCGCTTATCTACGCTTCAGCCATGGCCTACAACATCAGGAGAGGtggcgacaagaagaactggACCCCTTGGTTGATCGGCTTTGCAGTCGAGTATGCTGCCCGGCAATTACGAGACCGAGGGTTACGAACTACATCCCTTGAACGGGAAGAATGGAGCAAGCGTGGTTGGGCCATGGGTTGGTGGGCGATGAGGGGCGCTGCATAcgagaacatcaccaagGGAGTCGTCGGAGGTGTAACGAAGAGAATGCCCTCCTTCATCGGCGGTATCCTCGAGGACTACGAGTACCTCTGGGAGAATTACTACTTTAGCACGAGTGCATAA
- a CDS encoding glycoside hydrolase superfamily: MQNYHGDPYESEPLDSHNRYDSSPRRPIPPPHSYSPSAAHYDAPPRSNHPSAHPDSSYSRVQGGYDDYSSHGRPVSPSPYAGSAGYDSPRRPSPQQNDHGYYGNQGYNNYGGGGGGHMGYDHPNSHTTPGADNFGMSASGGMAGIAVNVADRNPRYSGIGAMEHSNLPPPPSRTQQNPYGGNGGYGHGYDSPRGPPSAATSHFNGSDPYIDNPYPGYTNSRHGSDNLGVVNPNEIVDDGDDGLVYGKSQRNSMLSLSNSDRAKRGASATAAAVGGGAAAGGLLGGRGGSYEMNGAREKPYGYGSDDKDAGRSKRCKWLIIVVVFLVIVGAIVGGVVGSMVNNGKKDDSTASSGESAKDDTKKNGDLGKNSAEIKDLLNNPDLHRVFPGMDYTPLNSQYPDCMHNPPSQNNITRDVAVLGQLTNKIRLYGTDCNQTQMLIHALDRLELKDTKIWMGVWLDKNETTNDRQMAQMWDILDEYGDAPFEGIIIANEILFREEMNITTLAKILDDTRTKLDKKGLKLPVATSDLGDDWTSELATDSDYIMANIHPFFAGVEASEAAAWTSNFWKTNNGDFWKTDTKKNIISETGWPTGGGTNCGSAATCTKGSVAGIDELNTFMDDWVCQSLKNGTNYFWFEAFDEPWKERYNTKGKNWEDKWGLLTADRELKKGVKIPDCDGKTIQDYSMFSS; encoded by the exons ATGCAGAACTACCACGGGGATCCCTACGAGAGCGAACCGCTCGACTCTCATAATCGCTACGATTCCTCTCCCCGAAGACCCATCCCTCCTCCCCATAGTTATTCACCTTCGGCTGCCCACTACGACGCTCCCCCGAGATCAAACCACCCAAGCGCACATCCCGATTCTTCATACAGCCGTGTTCAAGGTGGCTACGACGACTATTCTTCTCACGGTCGCCCAGTTTCGCCTTCGCCGTACGCAGGATCCGCTGGATACGACAGTCCTCGACGACCATCGCCTCAACAAAACGACCACGGTTATTACGGCAACCAAGGCTATAATAACTACGGaggtggcggcggcggacATATGGGGTATGATCACCCAAACTCCCATACAACACCGGGCGCCGACAATTTTGGAATGTCTGCATCTGGTGGTATGGCAGGAATTGCTGTTAACGTTGCTGACCGTAATCCTCGCTATAGCGGCATAGGCGCAATGGAACACTCCAACTTGCCCCCGCCTCCGTCGCGGACTCAGCAAAACCCGTACGGCGGAAACGGAGGCTACGGTCACGGTTACGATTCGCCTCGTGGGCCACCATCGGCAGCGACATCTCACTTCAACGGTAGCGATCCCTACATCGATAACCCATACCCCGGATATACGAATTCGCGGCACGGCAGCGACAATCTCGGCGTAGTGAATCCTAATGAGATCGTTGACGATGGAGACGACGGACTTGTGTATGGAAAGAGCCAAAGGAACTCAATGCTTAGCCTTTCCAATTCCGACCGCGCGAAGAGGGGTGCTTCTGCTACCGCTGCTGCGGTTGGAGGTGGTGCGGCTGCTGGCGGCCTTTTGGGTGGACGAG GCGGAAGCTACGAGATGAATGGGGCACGGGAAAAGCCTTACGGTTATGGCTCAGACGATAAGGACGCTGGGAGGAGTAAGAGGTGCAAGtggctcatcatcgtcgttgtgttcctcgtcatcgttgGCGCTATTGTCGGTGGTGTCGTTGGTAGCATGGTGAATAATGGCAAGAAAGACGACAGCACAGCGAGTTCGGGAGAGTCAGCTAAGGACGACACGAAGAAGAACGGCGATCTTGGCAAAAACAGTgccgagatcaaggaccttctcaacaatcCCGACCTCCACAGAGTCTTTCCTGGCATGGACTACACCCCTCTCAACTCGCAGTATCCCGACTGTATGCATAACCCACCTTCTCAGAACAACATCACTCGCGACGTCGCCGTGTTGGGTCAGCTTACCAACAAGATTCGACTGTACGGAACCGATTGCAACCAGACGCAGATGTTGATTCATGCTCTCGACCGATTGGAACTCAAGGATACCAAGATCTGGATGGGTGTTTGGCTTGACAAGAACGAGACAACCAACGATCGACAGATGGCACAAATGTGGGACATCCTGGATGAGTATGGTGATGCTCCTTTTGAGGGCATCATCATTGCCAACGAAATTCTCTTCCGTGAGGAGATGAACATCACCACATTggccaagatcttggacGACACCCGCACgaagctcgacaagaaggGCCTCAAGCTCCCTGTTGCTACCTCCGATTTGGGTGACGACTGGACATCTGAGCTTGCGACTGACAGTGACTATATCATGGCCAACATCCATCCCTTCTTCGCCGGAGTTGAGGCATCCGAGGCTGCCGCTTGGACTTCCAACTTCTGGAAGACCAATAACGGAGATTTCTGGAAGACGGACACGAAGAAGAACATCATTTCGGAAACCGGTTGGCCTACCGGAGGCGGCACCAACTGTGGTTCAGCCGCGACCTGTACCAAAGGATCAGTTGCTGGTATTGACGAGCTCAACACCTTCATGGATGATTGGGTTTGCCAATCTCTTAAGAATGGTACCAACTACTTCTGGTTTGAGGCATTTGACGAGCCTTGGAAGGAGAGGTACAACACCAAGGGCAAGAACTGGGAGGACAAGTGGGGTCTGTTGACAGCGGATCGTGAGCTCAAGAAGGGAGTCAAGATTCCCGACTGCGACGGCAAGACGATCCAGGATTACAGCATGTTTTCTTCATAA
- a CDS encoding WD40-repeat-containing domain protein, with protein MASEPRQYHPLTCHGHSRPVPHIAFSAFEKENEKEIEKKTDSFFLISACKDGNPMLRNGMTGDWIGTFIGHKGAVWQARLSPDTCSAATASADFTAKIWDTYSGELLYTLQHDHIVRAIAYPPDNSDLIATGGFEKKLRIFDLSELSSTGSPATIPASAGFEIGEGVHTGSIKFICWTQDPNIVVTASDKTIRWLDLPSRACIRHEVLDGDIKSCEMVSLDPQYASPTDIGGGLPVLAVAAGKTAYFWGGRNAMDELKRFPLSYTIASVALDLKGRKLVVGEEPGTWAKVIRYDDGKELDVHKGHHGPIWSIAFSPDGKMYATGSEDGTIKLWKNCEGFYGLWRGGGEKVAE; from the exons ATGGCTTCCGAACCTCGACAATACCATCCTCTGACCTGCCACGGTCATTCTCGACCTGTTCCTCATATCGCCTTCTCTGCCTTTGAGAAGGAAAATGAGAAGGAaattgagaagaagaccgaCAGCTTCTTTCTGATCTCGGCCTGCAAAG ATGGCAACCCTATGCTTCGAAACGGTATGACCGGCGACTG GATTGGCACTTTTATCGGTCACAAGGGTGCTGTTTGGCAAGCTAGACTGAGCCCTGATACTTGCAGCGCAGCGACTGCATCGGCCGATTTCACAGC CAAAATTTGGGACACTTACTCCGGCGAGTTGCTCTATACGCTGCAACACGATCACATTGTCCGTGCCATTGCCTACCCTCCCGACAACTCGGATCTTATCGCGACCGGTGgtttcgagaagaagctgcgCATCTTTGATCTCTCGGAGCTGTCTTCTACTGGGTCCCCTGCTACAATCCCCGCCTCCGCTGGCTTCGAGATCGGCGAAGGTGTTCATACTGGTTCGATCAAGTTCATTTGCTGGACCCAGGACCCTAACATCGTTGTGACCGCATCCGACAAGACAATCCGATGGCTCGACCTGCCTAGCCGGGCCTGCATCCGACACGAAGTTCTTGATGGAGACATCAAGTCTTGCGAGATGGTGTCACTGGATCCCCAGTATGCTTCCCCTACCGACATTGGCGGCGGATTGCCAGTTCtcgctgttgctgctggaaAGACGGCGTACTTTTGGGGTGGCCGCAATGCTATGGACGAGCTCAAGCGCTTTCCTCTGAGCTACACTATCGCTAGTGTTGCGCTCGACCTCAAGGGTCGTAAGCTAGTTGTCGGTGAGGAGCCCGGCACGTGGGCCAAGGTTATCCGATACGACGATGGAAAGGAACTCGATGTACACAAAGGACATCACGGACCTATCTGGTCAATTGCATTCTCGCCTGATGGCAAGATGTATGCCACAGGATCGGAGGATGGTACCATCAAGCTTTGGAAGAATTGTGAGGGCTTCTACGGGCTCTGGCGCGGAGGCGGAGAGAAAGTTGCAGAATAG
- a CDS encoding uncharacterized protein (expressed protein), translated as MGMQMPSDPSFKWPAECTKPSMFSMLVKKVTTLIKGPSDEEKDRDLKESTVIHLEDATEPWELIPTIKDDPWTVVVKSRSMLGEFKDGNGDRQSHYERAYQHEFDRQVVVADRLALREAKMRTAK; from the coding sequence ATGGGAATGCAGATGCCGTCTGACCCATCCTTCAAGTGGCCCGCGGAGTGCACAAAGCCCAGCATGTTCTCCATGCTGGTCAAGAAGGTGACCACCCTGATCAAGGGCCCCTCCGACGAAGAAAAGGACCGTGACCTGAAGGAGAGCACAGTCATCCACCTTGAGGACGCCACCGAGCCTTGGGAACTCATCCCCACCATCAAGGACGACCCATGGACTGTCGTTGTGAAGTCGCGCAGCATGCTCGGAGAGTTCAAGGACGGCAACGGAGACCGCCAGTCGCACTATGAACGTGCTTACCAGCACGAATTCGACCGTCAGGTTGTGGTGGCCGACCGCCTTGCTCTGCGTGAGGCCAAGATGCGTACCGCGAAGTAG